A DNA window from Vicia villosa cultivar HV-30 ecotype Madison, WI unplaced genomic scaffold, Vvil1.0 ctg.001121F_1_1, whole genome shotgun sequence contains the following coding sequences:
- the LOC131633367 gene encoding pentatricopeptide repeat-containing protein At2g33760-like isoform X2, with product MTMRDPTTWSVMVGGFAKVGDYSNCYATFREILRSGVTPDNYSLPFVIRTCRDKKDFQMGQMIHDVVLKHGFQLDHFVCATLVDMYAKCAVIEDARKLFDVMVSKDLVTWTVMIGAYADCDAYESLVLFDRMREEGFVPDKIAMVTVVNACAKLGAMHRARFVNEYICRNGLSLDVILGTAMIDMYAKCGCVESAREVFDRMKEKNVISWSAMIAAYGYHGKGKEALELFHMMLSCGISPNRITFVSLLYACSHAGLTEEGIRFFDSMWEDYAVRPDVKHYTCLVDLLGRAGRLDEAVKLIEKMAVEKDERLWSALLGACRIHGNMELAEKAANSLLELQPQNPGHYVLLSNIYAKAGKFEKVAEFRDMMTQKKLKKVPGWTWIEVDNKTYQFSVGDRSHPQSNEIYETLMSVIKKLEIAGYVPDTEFVLQDVEEEVKKEMLYTHSEKLAIAFGLIAIPIGDPIRISKNLRVCGDCHTFCKMVSDIMSRSIIVRDANRFHHFNEGTCSCGDYW from the coding sequence ATGACAATGAGAGACCCAACAACATGGAGTGTAATGGTTGGTGGATTCGCCAAGGTTGGCGACTATTCAAATTGCTATGCAACCTTTAGGGAGATTCTCAGAAGCGGCGTTACACCCGATAACTACAGTTTGCCTTTCGTGATAAGAACTTGTAGGGACAAAAAGGATTTTCAAATGGGTCAAATGATCCATGATGTTGTGTTGAAACATGGGTTCCAGTTGGATCATTTTGTTTGTGCTACGCTTGTGGATATGTATGCTAAGTGTGCGGTGATTGAGGATGCTCGGAAGTTGTTTGATGTAATGGTTAGTAAGGATCTCGTGACTTGGACGGTTATGATTGGGGCTTATGCGGATTGTGATGCTTATGAGTCGTTGGTTTTGTTTGATCGGATGAGGGAAGAAGGTTTTGTTCCGGATAAGATTGCTATGGTGACTGTTGTGAACGCGTGTGCGAAATTGGGAGCTATGCATAGGGCTAGGTTTGTTAATGAGTATATTTGTAGGAATGGTTTGTCTTTGGATGTGATATTAGGGACTGCGATGATTGATATGTATGCCAAGTGTGGATGTGTTGAGTCTGCGAGAGAGGTTTTCGATAGGATGAAAGAGAAAAATGTTATTTCGTGGAGTGCGATGATTGCTGCCTATGGATATCATGGGAAAGGGAAGGAAGCTCTTGAATTATTTCACATGATGTTGAGCTGTGGAATTTCGCCGAATAGGATCACCTTTGTCTCCCTCTTATATGCTTGTAGTCATGCAGGATTGACTGAAGAGGGTATTCGCTTCTTTGATTCAATGTGGGAAGATTATGCAGTTAGACCTGATGTCAAACATTATACTTGTCTGGTTGATCTTCTCGGACGTGCCGGGAGGCTAGACGAGGCAGTAAAATTGATCGAGAAAATGGCTGTTGAGAAAGATGAGAGACTGTGGAGTGCTTTGCTTGGTGCATGTAGAATTCACGGGAACATGGAGTTGGCAGAAAAAGCAGCTAATTCTCTACTTGAACTACAGCCCCAAAATCCAGGGCACTATGTATTACTGTCTAATATTTACGCAAAAGCCGGTAAATTTGAGAAAGTGGCAGAGTTTAGGGATATGATGACGCAGAAGAAGCTGAAAAAAGTTCCGGGATGGACATGGATTGAAGTGGATAACAAAACCTATCAGTTTAGTGTTGGGGATAGATCTCATCCTCAATCAAACGAGATATATGAAACATTGATGAGTGTAATTAAGAAGTTGGAGATTGCTGGTTATGTACCTGATACAGAATTTGTGTTGCAAGATGTTGAGGAGGAAGTTAAGAAAGAAATGTTGTATACGCATAGCGAAAAGCTTGCTATTGCATTTGGTTTAATTGCCATTCCAATAGGTGATCCCATCAGGATCTCTAAAAATCTTAGAGTCTGTGGTGATTGTCACACATTTTGTAAAATGGTATCAGATATCATGAGCAGGTCCATAATTGTTCGGGACGCGAATCGGTTTCACCATTTTAATGAAGGGACTTGCTCATGTGGAGACTATTGGTAG
- the LOC131633367 gene encoding pentatricopeptide repeat-containing protein At2g03880, mitochondrial-like isoform X1, with product MVTESCIRLLYTCRNVFHIRQVHANVLINGTFNDLILANKLLYFYVQHKSINDAHQLFDEMTMRDPTTWSVMVGGFAKVGDYSNCYATFREILRSGVTPDNYSLPFVIRTCRDKKDFQMGQMIHDVVLKHGFQLDHFVCATLVDMYAKCAVIEDARKLFDVMVSKDLVTWTVMIGAYADCDAYESLVLFDRMREEGFVPDKIAMVTVVNACAKLGAMHRARFVNEYICRNGLSLDVILGTAMIDMYAKCGCVESAREVFDRMKEKNVISWSAMIAAYGYHGKGKEALELFHMMLSCGISPNRITFVSLLYACSHAGLTEEGIRFFDSMWEDYAVRPDVKHYTCLVDLLGRAGRLDEAVKLIEKMAVEKDERLWSALLGACRIHGNMELAEKAANSLLELQPQNPGHYVLLSNIYAKAGKFEKVAEFRDMMTQKKLKKVPGWTWIEVDNKTYQFSVGDRSHPQSNEIYETLMSVIKKLEIAGYVPDTEFVLQDVEEEVKKEMLYTHSEKLAIAFGLIAIPIGDPIRISKNLRVCGDCHTFCKMVSDIMSRSIIVRDANRFHHFNEGTCSCGDYW from the coding sequence ATGGTAACCGAATCTTGCATTCGTCTTCTATATACCTGCAGAAACGTTTTTCATATCAGACAAGTTCACGCAAATGTGTTAATCAATGGAACATTCAATGATCTCATTCTTGCAAACAAGCTTCTTTACTTCTATGTTCAACATAAGTCCATTAATGATGCACATCAACTGTTTGATGAAATGACAATGAGAGACCCAACAACATGGAGTGTAATGGTTGGTGGATTCGCCAAGGTTGGCGACTATTCAAATTGCTATGCAACCTTTAGGGAGATTCTCAGAAGCGGCGTTACACCCGATAACTACAGTTTGCCTTTCGTGATAAGAACTTGTAGGGACAAAAAGGATTTTCAAATGGGTCAAATGATCCATGATGTTGTGTTGAAACATGGGTTCCAGTTGGATCATTTTGTTTGTGCTACGCTTGTGGATATGTATGCTAAGTGTGCGGTGATTGAGGATGCTCGGAAGTTGTTTGATGTAATGGTTAGTAAGGATCTCGTGACTTGGACGGTTATGATTGGGGCTTATGCGGATTGTGATGCTTATGAGTCGTTGGTTTTGTTTGATCGGATGAGGGAAGAAGGTTTTGTTCCGGATAAGATTGCTATGGTGACTGTTGTGAACGCGTGTGCGAAATTGGGAGCTATGCATAGGGCTAGGTTTGTTAATGAGTATATTTGTAGGAATGGTTTGTCTTTGGATGTGATATTAGGGACTGCGATGATTGATATGTATGCCAAGTGTGGATGTGTTGAGTCTGCGAGAGAGGTTTTCGATAGGATGAAAGAGAAAAATGTTATTTCGTGGAGTGCGATGATTGCTGCCTATGGATATCATGGGAAAGGGAAGGAAGCTCTTGAATTATTTCACATGATGTTGAGCTGTGGAATTTCGCCGAATAGGATCACCTTTGTCTCCCTCTTATATGCTTGTAGTCATGCAGGATTGACTGAAGAGGGTATTCGCTTCTTTGATTCAATGTGGGAAGATTATGCAGTTAGACCTGATGTCAAACATTATACTTGTCTGGTTGATCTTCTCGGACGTGCCGGGAGGCTAGACGAGGCAGTAAAATTGATCGAGAAAATGGCTGTTGAGAAAGATGAGAGACTGTGGAGTGCTTTGCTTGGTGCATGTAGAATTCACGGGAACATGGAGTTGGCAGAAAAAGCAGCTAATTCTCTACTTGAACTACAGCCCCAAAATCCAGGGCACTATGTATTACTGTCTAATATTTACGCAAAAGCCGGTAAATTTGAGAAAGTGGCAGAGTTTAGGGATATGATGACGCAGAAGAAGCTGAAAAAAGTTCCGGGATGGACATGGATTGAAGTGGATAACAAAACCTATCAGTTTAGTGTTGGGGATAGATCTCATCCTCAATCAAACGAGATATATGAAACATTGATGAGTGTAATTAAGAAGTTGGAGATTGCTGGTTATGTACCTGATACAGAATTTGTGTTGCAAGATGTTGAGGAGGAAGTTAAGAAAGAAATGTTGTATACGCATAGCGAAAAGCTTGCTATTGCATTTGGTTTAATTGCCATTCCAATAGGTGATCCCATCAGGATCTCTAAAAATCTTAGAGTCTGTGGTGATTGTCACACATTTTGTAAAATGGTATCAGATATCATGAGCAGGTCCATAATTGTTCGGGACGCGAATCGGTTTCACCATTTTAATGAAGGGACTTGCTCATGTGGAGACTATTGGTAG